One window of Paralichthys olivaceus isolate ysfri-2021 chromosome 20, ASM2471397v2, whole genome shotgun sequence genomic DNA carries:
- the evx1 gene encoding homeobox even-skipped homolog protein 1, whose translation MEGREEMVMLAEGGQLGKSSSANLSEAIGNPGREPQGKQIHRSCLSPGAAPYSRDRTELAAQEESARRNMCAADVRPVGSSSTGERHRTDHPHKDGSSSDTESDFYEEIDVSCTPESMDYPTAKGRNGDSPGHPSDIGVDPGKIVPGQGSLSYSADQIRRYRTAFTREQIARLEKEFYRENYVSRPRRCELAAALNLPETTIKVWFQNRRMKDKRQRLAMTWPHPADPAFYTYMMSHAAATGNLPYPFPSHLPLPYYSHLGVGAGSAPAATPFSNPLRSLDSFRMLSHPYQRPELLCAFRHPSLYPGPTHGLGPGGTPCSCLACHSSQSNGLSTRPPGSDFACSPTSRTDAFVTFTPSVLSKSSSVTLDQREEVSLTR comes from the exons ATGGAAGGCAGAGAGGAGATGGTGATGCTGGCGGAGGGAGGTCAGCTTGGCAAGAGCAGCTCTGCTAATTTGTCGGAAGCCATCGGGAACCCCGGGCGAGAGCCGCAAGGAAAGCAGATCCACAGAAGCTGCCTGAGCCCCGGCGCTGCGCCCTACTCCCGGGACAGGACCGAGCTGGCGGCGCAGGAGGAGAGCGCACGGAGGAATATGTGCGCCGCCGACGTGAGGCCAGTTGGCTCATCCTCCACCGGAGAGAGGCACCGGACTGATCACCCCCACAAAGACGGCAGCAGCTCGGACACAGAGTCGGACTTCTACGAGGAAATCGATGTGAGCTGCACGCCTGAGAGCATGGACTACCCAACAGCGAAAG GTAGAAATGGAGATTCTCCTGGGCACCCGAGCGACATTGGTGTTGACCCGGGTAAAATCGTCCCAGGTCAGGGCTCTCTGTCCTACTCAGCAGACCAGATTCGCCGGTACCGGACGGCGTTCACCCGGGAGCAGATCGCGCGGCTGGAGAAGGAGTTTTACCGGGAGAACTACGTGTCCAGGCCGCGGAGATGCGAACTGGCGGCTGCATTAAATCTGCCTGAAACCACCATCAAG GTGTGGTTTCAGAACCGCAGGATGAAAGACAAGCGCCAGCGTCTGGCCATGACGTGGCCTCACCCCGCCGACCCGGCCTTCTACACATACATGATGAGCCACGCGGCCGCCACCGGGAACCTGCCCTACCCCTTCCCATCCCACCTGCCGCTGCCTTACTACTCCCACCTGGGTGTCGGTGCTGGCTCGGCTCCGGCCGCCACTCCTTTCTCCAACCCACTGCGCTCCCTCGACAGTTTTCGGATGCTGTCCCACCCTTACCAGAGGCCGGAGCTCCTGTGCGCCTTCAGACACCCCTCCCTGTACCCGGGGCCGACCCACGGCCTCGGTCCCGGGGGAACCCCATGCTCCTGCCTGGCCTGTCACTCCAGTCAATCCAACGGGCTCTCGACCAGGCCCCCTGGCTCGGACTTCGCCTGCTCCCCAACCAGCAGGACTGACGCTTTTGTCACTTTCACGCCCTCAGTGCTCAGCAAATCTTCATCTGTGACATTAGACCAGAGGGAAGAAGTGTCCCTGACcagataa